Proteins found in one Micromonospora sp. WMMD1082 genomic segment:
- a CDS encoding DUF2470 domain-containing protein, which yields MGKTLPAVTTGTPAERLRTLLAVTDSLTLRTPRHHADLVGRHTVAADGRLRMALPARAEVARHLFDVGETPALIELTDLAPLPVRDRVRARATLTGWLTLDELDGDDLTTVLDLAAADLVDADGDASVDPDELAAARPDPLAPHEADLLRHLHEQHPEAIHRLGHLVPAEQRGGARRIHPLRLDRHGIVLRLELPTHHRDVRIAFAAPLAGPEDAAEHLARLVGPTPSCRACAITHP from the coding sequence TTGGGCAAGACACTCCCGGCGGTGACGACCGGCACCCCGGCCGAGCGGCTGCGTACGCTGCTCGCCGTCACCGACTCGCTGACCCTGCGTACGCCCCGCCACCACGCGGACCTGGTCGGCCGGCACACCGTCGCCGCCGACGGCCGCCTGCGGATGGCCCTGCCCGCCCGCGCCGAGGTGGCCCGACACCTGTTCGACGTGGGCGAGACTCCCGCGCTGATCGAGCTGACCGACCTGGCACCCCTGCCCGTACGCGACCGGGTCCGCGCCCGGGCCACCCTGACCGGCTGGCTCACCCTCGACGAACTCGACGGTGACGACCTGACCACCGTCCTCGACCTGGCCGCCGCCGACCTCGTCGACGCCGACGGCGACGCCAGCGTCGACCCGGACGAACTGGCCGCCGCCCGCCCCGACCCGCTCGCCCCGCACGAGGCCGACCTGCTGCGTCACCTGCACGAGCAGCATCCGGAGGCGATCCACCGGCTGGGCCACCTCGTGCCCGCCGAGCAGCGCGGCGGCGCCCGGCGGATCCACCCGCTGCGGCTGGACCGGCACGGGATCGTGCTGCGCCTGGAGCTGCCCACCCACCACCGGGACGTGCGGATCGCCTTCGCGGCGCCGCTCGCCGGTCCCGAGGACGCGGCGGAACACCTGGCGCGACTGGTCGGCCCCACCCCGTCCTGCCGGGCGTGCGCCATCACCCACCCGTAA
- a CDS encoding PPC domain-containing DNA-binding protein — MRTIELTDGGHRVIVVAVDKGEEAVAVVNEVAKGAGVRGARVTAVGGFHRAEVGYFDRQARDYLRIPVPEQVEVLSLLGDIAEDQGEPALHVHAVLGRRDGTTVGGHLLRGEVWPTLEVIITEVGGNLTKRFDPETGLALLNGSGQG, encoded by the coding sequence ATGCGCACGATCGAGCTGACCGACGGTGGCCACCGGGTGATCGTGGTCGCGGTCGACAAGGGCGAGGAGGCGGTCGCCGTCGTCAACGAGGTGGCGAAGGGCGCCGGCGTACGGGGGGCCCGGGTCACGGCGGTCGGTGGCTTCCATCGCGCCGAGGTCGGCTACTTCGACCGCCAGGCGCGCGACTATCTTCGCATTCCCGTTCCGGAACAGGTCGAGGTGCTCTCCCTGCTCGGGGACATCGCCGAGGATCAGGGCGAGCCGGCGCTGCACGTGCACGCCGTGCTCGGCCGCCGGGACGGCACGACGGTCGGCGGGCATCTGCTGCGCGGCGAGGTCTGGCCCACCCTTGAGGTGATCATCACCGAGGTCGGCGGGAACCTCACCAAGAGGTTCGACCCGGAGACCGGCCTCGCCCTGCTGAACGGCAGCGGCCAGGGCTGA
- a CDS encoding Xaa-Pro dipeptidyl-peptidase, with translation MRRAPHLALLGAGLSGALALSAAPAPAAAQPAPTTPAGIVVVDGMTQPVFSLADAIEERVYVQTTVDTDRDGRLDRVAIDISRPRETATEGFKVPVIFEHSPYRKDVWYDVPYPSVLVDELPQNGIARRSGQRASDVAAQRAVAKANLPGSLDDYYVPRGYAVVLGQSVGTGDSDGCPTSGDQAETLGTRAVVDWLNGRAKGYDEAGAPVTADWTTGAVGMTGVSYNGTLPNQVATTGVPGLRTIVPVAAISSWYDYYRANGLVVAPGTYQGEDVDVLAKFTAGQARAEGRCADAMAELTARQDRVTGDYSRFWRDRDHLDARRVRASVLLVHGLNDWNVKTEHFAGWWDELTRHRVPRRIWLHQGGHGGPGNNASVTLPDGRTWTWKQTENRWFDHWLWHVPNGIMDEPTAVVQREDQVYTTYRNWPDPGAREVPLRLAATGPTTPGALTSRWPPKGTVEQRFVDEGRTIHPDDLIADPDAANPHRLVYRSPALTRDVRISGRPELRLRTAIDNKPGANLTAYLVDYGPAGSTAAPTVVTRGWMDPQNRVDRSRTVPLTQGRRYDLRWTLEPKDHVFPAGHRIGVVIFSSDQEYTLLPLGGTRLRVAPQHSELRLPVVGGRGALGF, from the coding sequence GTGCGTCGAGCCCCCCATCTGGCACTACTCGGCGCCGGCCTGTCCGGCGCACTGGCACTGAGCGCGGCACCGGCACCCGCCGCCGCCCAACCCGCACCGACCACCCCGGCGGGGATCGTGGTCGTCGACGGCATGACCCAACCGGTGTTCTCGCTCGCCGACGCGATCGAGGAGCGGGTGTATGTGCAGACCACGGTGGACACCGACCGCGACGGTCGCCTCGACCGGGTCGCGATCGACATCTCCCGGCCCCGCGAGACCGCCACCGAGGGCTTCAAGGTGCCGGTCATCTTCGAGCACAGCCCGTACCGCAAGGACGTCTGGTACGACGTGCCGTACCCGAGCGTGCTGGTGGACGAGCTGCCGCAGAACGGTATCGCCCGCCGTTCCGGCCAGCGGGCGTCCGACGTGGCGGCCCAGCGGGCGGTGGCAAAGGCCAACCTGCCGGGCTCGCTCGACGACTACTACGTGCCACGGGGGTACGCGGTGGTGCTCGGCCAGAGCGTCGGTACCGGCGACTCGGACGGCTGCCCGACCAGCGGCGACCAGGCCGAGACGCTCGGCACCCGGGCGGTCGTCGACTGGCTGAACGGGCGGGCGAAGGGGTACGACGAGGCCGGTGCGCCGGTCACCGCCGACTGGACCACCGGCGCGGTCGGGATGACCGGCGTCTCCTACAACGGGACGCTGCCCAACCAGGTCGCCACCACCGGCGTCCCGGGGCTGCGGACCATCGTGCCGGTCGCCGCCATCAGCAGCTGGTACGACTACTACCGCGCCAACGGCCTCGTCGTCGCACCCGGGACGTACCAGGGCGAGGACGTGGACGTTCTGGCCAAGTTCACCGCCGGCCAGGCGCGGGCCGAGGGGCGCTGCGCCGACGCGATGGCCGAGCTGACCGCCCGGCAGGACCGGGTCACCGGCGACTACTCAAGGTTCTGGCGGGACCGCGACCACCTCGACGCGCGGAGGGTGCGGGCCAGCGTCCTGCTCGTGCACGGCCTCAACGACTGGAACGTGAAGACCGAGCACTTCGCCGGCTGGTGGGACGAGCTCACCCGGCATCGGGTCCCGCGCCGGATCTGGCTGCATCAGGGCGGGCACGGCGGCCCCGGCAACAACGCGTCGGTGACCCTGCCCGACGGCCGCACCTGGACGTGGAAGCAGACCGAGAACCGCTGGTTCGACCACTGGCTGTGGCACGTGCCCAACGGGATCATGGACGAGCCGACCGCCGTGGTGCAGCGCGAGGATCAGGTCTACACCACGTACCGCAACTGGCCCGATCCGGGCGCCCGCGAGGTGCCGCTGCGGCTGGCCGCGACCGGCCCCACCACCCCGGGCGCGCTCACCTCGCGCTGGCCGCCGAAGGGCACGGTCGAGCAGCGCTTCGTCGACGAGGGCCGGACGATCCACCCGGACGACCTGATCGCCGACCCGGACGCGGCGAACCCGCACCGGCTCGTCTACCGCTCCCCCGCGCTGACGCGGGACGTGCGCATCTCCGGGCGCCCCGAGCTGCGGCTGCGGACCGCGATCGACAACAAGCCGGGCGCCAACCTGACCGCGTACCTGGTCGACTACGGCCCGGCCGGCTCGACCGCCGCGCCGACGGTCGTGACCCGGGGCTGGATGGACCCGCAGAACCGCGTGGACCGGTCGCGCACCGTGCCGCTGACGCAGGGCAGGCGGTACGACCTCCGGTGGACCTTGGAACCCAAGGACCACGTCTTCCCGGCGGGCCACCGGATCGGCGTGGTGATCTTCTCCAGTGATCAGGAGTACACCCTGCTGCCGCTGGGCGGCACGCGGCTGCGGGTCGCACCGCAGCACAGCGAGTTGCGCCTGCCGGTGGTCGGCGGACGGGGGGCACTCGGCTTCTGA
- a CDS encoding TetR/AcrR family transcriptional regulator: MARELTRKGEATRARIVAGAAAEVRERGVDDVRLEDVMARTGTSKGQLFHYFPQGKEELLLAVARHEADQVLVDQQPMLDDLTSWPAWQAWRDRVVERYRAQGFQCPLNGLLGPAARRSPGAQAVVTGLMERWQGRLVVGIRHLQAAGEVAPEVDADRAAAALLAGIQGGVVLLLATGRTEHLEAALDVALDGLRAGTRV, translated from the coding sequence GTGGCCCGCGAACTGACCCGCAAGGGAGAGGCGACCCGGGCGCGCATCGTCGCCGGTGCCGCCGCCGAGGTCCGCGAGCGTGGCGTCGACGACGTCCGCCTTGAGGACGTGATGGCCCGCACCGGCACCAGCAAGGGGCAGCTCTTCCACTACTTCCCACAGGGCAAGGAGGAGTTGCTCCTCGCGGTGGCCCGGCACGAGGCCGACCAGGTCCTCGTCGACCAGCAGCCGATGCTCGACGACCTCACGAGTTGGCCAGCCTGGCAGGCATGGCGTGACCGGGTGGTCGAGCGCTACCGGGCACAGGGCTTCCAGTGCCCGCTCAACGGGTTGCTGGGGCCGGCGGCCCGGCGTTCCCCCGGGGCGCAGGCCGTGGTGACCGGGCTCATGGAGCGTTGGCAGGGACGACTCGTCGTGGGGATCCGGCACCTGCAGGCGGCCGGCGAGGTCGCCCCGGAGGTGGACGCCGACCGGGCCGCGGCGGCGCTGCTGGCCGGCATCCAGGGCGGTGTGGTGCTGCTGCTGGCCACCGGGCGGACCGAACACCTCGAGGCCGCCCTCGACGTGGCGCTCGACGGCCTGCGGGCCGGCACCCGGGTCTGA
- a CDS encoding NUDIX domain-containing protein, with amino-acid sequence MDELVALYAEGDLSGRVTGAAPRSVVRAGNLPHAATAVLLRDERDRVYVHRRTDTKDLYPGLHDAFAGGVVLAGEDPFEAAARELTEELGVANCEIRPCLRYWYADAYASYLAYVFEARYEARRCGPVVHQPSEVAAGWWLDLADLVTRLADPTWPFVPDGRATLDRYLRQEAGRAGSG; translated from the coding sequence GTGGACGAACTCGTGGCGCTGTACGCCGAGGGCGACCTGTCGGGCAGGGTCACCGGCGCCGCGCCCCGCAGCGTGGTCCGCGCCGGAAACCTGCCGCACGCCGCCACGGCGGTGTTGCTGCGCGACGAGCGGGACCGGGTCTACGTCCACCGCCGCACCGACACCAAGGATCTCTACCCCGGCCTGCACGACGCCTTCGCCGGAGGCGTCGTCCTCGCCGGGGAGGACCCGTTCGAGGCGGCCGCCCGGGAGCTCACCGAGGAACTGGGCGTCGCGAACTGCGAGATCCGGCCCTGCCTGCGGTACTGGTACGCCGACGCGTACGCCAGCTACCTGGCGTACGTCTTCGAGGCCCGTTACGAGGCCCGCCGCTGCGGTCCGGTGGTCCACCAGCCCAGCGAGGTGGCCGCGGGCTGGTGGCTCGACCTCGCGGATCTGGTCACCCGTCTGGCCGACCCGACCTGGCCCTTCGTGCCGGACGGGCGGGCCACCCTCGACCGCTACCTGCGGCAGGAAGCGGGCCGGGCCGGGTCCGGATGA
- the rpsD gene encoding 30S ribosomal protein S4 → MNQSRPKIKRSRRLGIPLTPKCVRYFERRPYPPGVHGRARTKESDYKVRLLEKQRLKAQYDLRERQLRRAFDRAVRRPGKTGEELVIDLETRLDALVLRAGFARTIYQARQAVSHGHVNVNGQRVDRPSARLVPGDLLAVREGSRTKTPFVVAAAGSHAPQRPAGYLDVDLAGLTARLTRLPRRAEVPVICDEQLVVEYYSR, encoded by the coding sequence ATGAACCAGTCCCGTCCTAAGATCAAGCGGTCCCGCCGCCTCGGCATCCCGCTCACCCCCAAGTGCGTGCGGTACTTCGAGCGGCGGCCCTACCCGCCCGGCGTGCACGGCCGCGCGCGGACCAAGGAGAGCGACTACAAGGTCCGCCTGCTGGAGAAGCAGCGCCTCAAGGCGCAGTACGACCTGCGGGAGCGGCAGCTGCGCCGGGCGTTCGACCGCGCGGTGCGCCGCCCGGGCAAGACCGGCGAGGAACTGGTGATCGACCTCGAGACCCGGCTCGACGCGCTCGTCCTGCGCGCCGGCTTCGCCCGCACCATCTACCAGGCCCGCCAGGCGGTCAGCCACGGACACGTGAACGTCAACGGCCAGCGGGTGGACCGGCCGTCGGCCCGGCTGGTCCCCGGCGACCTGCTGGCCGTACGCGAGGGCAGCCGCACCAAGACGCCCTTCGTCGTCGCGGCCGCCGGCAGCCACGCCCCGCAGCGCCCCGCCGGGTACCTCGACGTGGACCTGGCCGGGCTGACCGCCCGGTTGACCCGGCTGCCCCGTCGCGCCGAGGTGCCGGTCATCTGCGACGAGCAACTGGTCGTCGAGTACTACTCCCGCTGA
- a CDS encoding SAM-dependent methyltransferase — MVLVHARALLSSTTSEGVTTYVPADYHDPEKILAEAAETLDFDQPIAVMFMGVLGYEPDLDVVRSIVARVMDATASGSHLVLWDGTDTSLAVVSGAERLAQSGGVPYILRSPAQLASCFDGLTLVEPGLVPIPLWRPNDPDAQAIDAYGAVARKP, encoded by the coding sequence ATGGTGCTCGTACACGCCCGGGCCCTGCTGTCGAGCACGACCTCCGAGGGGGTCACCACCTACGTACCCGCCGACTACCACGACCCGGAGAAGATCCTCGCGGAGGCGGCGGAGACGCTGGACTTCGACCAGCCCATCGCCGTCATGTTCATGGGCGTGCTGGGCTACGAGCCCGACCTGGACGTGGTCCGCTCCATCGTGGCGCGGGTCATGGACGCCACCGCCTCCGGCAGTCACCTGGTGCTGTGGGACGGCACCGACACCAGCCTGGCGGTGGTCTCGGGTGCCGAGCGGCTGGCCCAGAGCGGCGGCGTTCCGTACATTCTGCGCAGTCCGGCGCAGCTCGCCAGCTGCTTCGACGGGCTGACGCTGGTGGAGCCCGGGCTCGTGCCGATCCCGCTGTGGCGCCCGAACGACCCGGACGCCCAGGCCATCGACGCGTACGGTGCCGTGGCCCGCAAGCCGTGA
- a CDS encoding DUF4184 family protein has protein sequence MPLTFPAHPAPVLALKMWRPRWCDGVALGTGAVAPDVVYLAAGPSGESFADTHSWPALFWWCLPVALAYAAAFRFCADGILAHLPGDRWFGWRGHGSVARWPHRWWIAVSSALVGAASHLAWDWLTHTDNWLRVMFGLRWSDVTDIAWWTVSDLTSTVVGTGAAIVLAARLGRRSIVGGTAAASVRRPVVFWVSAAVVAVAGLAVVPLLPGAAHLAPTVVRVLHVVGLALLAGGLAARIRPAPRWAA, from the coding sequence GTGCCACTGACCTTTCCCGCACACCCGGCGCCGGTGCTGGCGCTGAAGATGTGGCGGCCACGATGGTGCGACGGCGTCGCGTTGGGCACCGGCGCGGTGGCACCGGACGTCGTCTACCTGGCGGCCGGACCCAGCGGCGAGAGCTTCGCCGACACCCACTCCTGGCCCGCCCTGTTCTGGTGGTGCCTGCCGGTGGCGCTGGCGTACGCGGCGGCCTTTCGGTTCTGCGCCGACGGCATCCTGGCCCACCTGCCCGGCGACCGCTGGTTCGGTTGGCGCGGCCACGGCTCGGTGGCCCGGTGGCCGCACCGCTGGTGGATCGCGGTCAGCTCGGCGCTCGTCGGCGCGGCGAGCCACCTCGCGTGGGACTGGCTCACGCACACCGACAACTGGCTACGGGTGATGTTCGGCCTACGGTGGTCCGACGTTACCGACATCGCGTGGTGGACCGTGTCGGATCTGACGAGCACCGTGGTCGGTACCGGGGCGGCGATCGTCCTCGCCGCACGCCTCGGCAGGCGGAGCATCGTCGGGGGCACGGCGGCGGCCAGCGTACGCCGACCGGTGGTGTTCTGGGTCAGCGCCGCGGTCGTCGCCGTCGCCGGTCTGGCGGTCGTGCCGCTGCTGCCCGGCGCCGCCCACCTCGCACCGACCGTCGTCCGGGTGCTGCACGTCGTCGGCCTGGCGCTGCTGGCCGGCGGCCTCGCCGCCCGGATCCGGCCGGCGCCGCGGTGGGCTGCCTAG
- a CDS encoding TIGR03560 family F420-dependent LLM class oxidoreductase, with translation MRLGLHYWNFSTPAEPAEIAPTLAETARIAEQAGFSAFTVMDHYFQMEGVAPAEEPMLEAYTTLGYLAARTTRMTLGVLVTGVMYRHPGLLAKIVTTLDVLSGGRARLGIGASWYEREQRGLGVPVVPVAERFARLEETLRICRQMWSDDNGRFEGRHYQLAETLNVPPPISRPHPPIMIGGGGEKKTLRLVARHADLCNLFGTSPGEVARKLDVLREHCATEGRDYDSVTKTVLATRSPLADVDAFVAEVAEYAALGVTEVQTMPDRHPVEFAEQLAEQRVVSRLADLSPGR, from the coding sequence ATGAGGCTGGGGCTGCACTACTGGAACTTCTCCACACCCGCCGAGCCGGCGGAGATCGCTCCGACGCTGGCCGAGACCGCCCGGATCGCGGAGCAGGCCGGCTTCTCGGCCTTCACCGTGATGGACCACTACTTCCAGATGGAGGGCGTGGCGCCGGCCGAGGAGCCGATGCTGGAGGCCTACACGACCCTGGGTTACCTGGCGGCGAGGACGACGCGGATGACCCTCGGTGTGCTGGTCACCGGGGTGATGTACCGCCATCCGGGGCTGCTCGCCAAGATCGTCACGACGCTCGACGTGCTCTCCGGGGGCCGGGCCCGGCTCGGCATCGGCGCGTCGTGGTACGAGCGGGAGCAACGCGGCCTCGGCGTGCCGGTGGTTCCGGTGGCGGAACGCTTCGCGCGTCTCGAAGAGACGCTGCGGATCTGCCGGCAGATGTGGAGCGACGACAACGGCCGTTTCGAGGGCCGGCACTACCAGCTGGCCGAGACGCTGAACGTGCCGCCACCGATCAGCCGGCCGCACCCGCCGATCATGATCGGTGGCGGCGGCGAGAAGAAGACCCTGCGGCTGGTGGCCCGCCACGCCGACCTGTGCAACCTCTTCGGCACCAGCCCGGGTGAGGTCGCCCGCAAGCTCGACGTGCTGCGGGAACACTGTGCCACCGAGGGCCGCGACTACGACAGCGTCACCAAGACCGTCCTGGCCACCCGCTCGCCGTTGGCCGACGTCGACGCGTTCGTCGCCGAGGTGGCCGAGTACGCGGCGCTCGGCGTGACCGAGGTGCAGACGATGCCCGACCGGCACCCGGTCGAGTTCGCCGAGCAGCTGGCCGAGCAGCGGGTGGTGAGCCGGCTGGCCGACCTCTCGCCGGGGCGATAG
- a CDS encoding low temperature requirement protein A: protein MWRILRTRVEVTAETHRTTMYEIFFDLVFVFALIRVTEYMSAHASPLTLVKGLVVLLLLWISWLTYCWLGNHARADVGLIRAGTTAAMAAVFLAAVVVPDIWEAAALPRLVLLLSYLVLRVIHLVLYHRAAEDDQRLHRTLRIYTLITALSWIPLVLGAVLGGSAQLPLWTAALAIDFAGGLVASLLSGWPLRSPRHFVERHGLMVIIALGETLISVGAGIGTEMIRGPVLLAALFALVITVCLFQLYRVNSMAAGEELMREPSPRRDRLAVNAYSAIHFALVIGTIYLAFGVHQAIATLAHDEPSSAAGSRLAWTPAAALFGGAALYLAGRATFLGVALRSVPLAQLLAPVVALALVPAGRFLPGLFTLALLAAFLVVLVGYERVSGTGPDSHTADEVAMRRPR from the coding sequence ATGTGGCGGATTCTGAGGACGCGGGTGGAGGTGACCGCGGAGACACACCGGACGACGATGTACGAGATCTTCTTCGATCTGGTGTTCGTCTTCGCGCTGATCCGGGTCACCGAGTACATGAGTGCGCACGCCTCGCCGTTGACCCTGGTGAAGGGCCTCGTCGTACTCCTGCTGCTGTGGATCTCCTGGCTGACCTACTGCTGGCTCGGCAACCACGCCCGCGCCGACGTCGGGCTGATCCGGGCCGGCACCACCGCCGCCATGGCCGCCGTCTTCCTCGCCGCCGTGGTCGTCCCGGACATCTGGGAGGCCGCCGCCCTGCCGCGCCTGGTCCTGCTGCTGTCCTACCTCGTGCTGCGGGTGATCCACCTGGTCCTCTACCACCGCGCGGCGGAGGACGACCAACGTCTGCACCGCACACTGCGCATCTACACCCTGATCACCGCGCTGTCCTGGATCCCGCTCGTCCTCGGCGCCGTGCTCGGCGGCTCCGCGCAGCTGCCGCTCTGGACGGCGGCGCTCGCCATCGACTTCGCCGGCGGGCTGGTCGCCTCCCTGCTGAGCGGGTGGCCGTTGCGGAGTCCACGGCACTTCGTGGAGCGGCACGGCCTCATGGTGATCATCGCGCTCGGCGAGACCCTGATCTCGGTCGGTGCCGGGATCGGCACCGAGATGATCCGTGGCCCGGTCCTGCTGGCCGCGCTGTTCGCCCTCGTCATCACGGTCTGCCTGTTCCAGCTCTACCGGGTGAACTCGATGGCCGCGGGCGAGGAGCTGATGAGGGAGCCCAGCCCACGGCGGGACCGACTCGCCGTCAACGCCTACAGCGCCATCCACTTCGCGCTGGTCATCGGGACGATCTACCTGGCGTTCGGGGTACACCAGGCGATTGCCACCCTGGCGCACGACGAGCCCTCGTCCGCCGCCGGGTCGCGCCTGGCGTGGACCCCGGCGGCCGCGCTGTTCGGCGGCGCCGCCCTGTATCTCGCGGGCCGGGCGACGTTTCTCGGGGTCGCCCTCCGGTCGGTGCCCCTGGCGCAGCTCCTCGCCCCCGTCGTCGCGTTGGCGCTCGTCCCGGCCGGGCGGTTCCTGCCCGGTTTGTTCACCCTCGCCCTGCTCGCCGCGTTCCTCGTCGTCCTCGTCGGCTACGAACGTGTCTCCGGTACAGGCCCCGATTCCCATACCGCCGACGAGGTCGCCATGCGCCGGCCGCGGTGA
- a CDS encoding aldo/keto reductase: MNHYYLLGRSGLRVSRLALGTMNFGTGGFHAAYGRTEAEAEPIFRRYLEAGGNLVDTADFYTAGASERILGRLIAATGARERLVLTSKFTNTVDPVDPNASGNGRKHMIRAAEESLRRLGTDYLDLYLLHTWDRITPVEEVVRTFDDLVRAGKIRYAGLSDVPAWYAARAQSVAEAHALTPMVTVQLPYSLVTRSIEAEFAPMAQSLGLGLSAWSPLGGGLLTGKYRRTAEGLAGAGRLGDGGANHQPVGDAQWRVVEALRGVAGELGRSMAQVALNWVVTQPAVGSAVVGASNVEQLDGNLAALDFEIPRELRSRLDEASTPTAAPPYSMFTPEYQSWIVNPGLGIGDKPAGYAPPVFNGAA, translated from the coding sequence ATGAACCACTACTACCTGCTCGGCCGGTCCGGGCTGCGGGTGAGCCGGCTGGCGCTGGGCACGATGAACTTCGGCACCGGCGGGTTCCACGCCGCGTACGGGCGGACGGAGGCGGAGGCGGAGCCGATCTTCCGGCGGTATCTGGAGGCCGGCGGCAACCTCGTCGACACGGCGGACTTCTACACCGCGGGGGCGAGCGAGCGGATCCTCGGCCGGCTGATCGCCGCCACCGGTGCGCGGGAGCGGCTGGTGCTGACCAGCAAGTTCACCAACACCGTCGATCCGGTCGACCCGAACGCCAGTGGCAACGGTCGCAAGCACATGATCCGGGCGGCCGAGGAGTCGCTACGCCGGCTCGGCACCGACTACCTGGACCTGTACTTGCTGCACACCTGGGATCGGATCACCCCGGTCGAGGAGGTGGTGCGGACCTTCGACGATCTGGTGCGGGCCGGCAAGATCCGCTATGCCGGACTGTCAGACGTGCCCGCCTGGTACGCGGCGCGGGCGCAGAGCGTGGCGGAGGCGCACGCGTTGACCCCGATGGTCACCGTTCAGCTGCCGTACTCGCTGGTCACCCGAAGCATCGAGGCGGAGTTCGCGCCGATGGCGCAGTCGCTGGGGCTGGGCCTGAGCGCGTGGAGCCCGCTCGGCGGTGGCCTGCTGACCGGCAAGTACCGGCGGACCGCCGAGGGCCTGGCCGGTGCGGGGCGCCTCGGCGACGGCGGGGCGAACCACCAGCCGGTCGGCGACGCGCAGTGGCGGGTGGTCGAGGCGTTGCGGGGCGTGGCCGGCGAACTGGGCCGCAGCATGGCGCAGGTGGCGCTGAACTGGGTGGTCACCCAGCCCGCCGTCGGTTCGGCGGTGGTCGGGGCGAGCAACGTCGAGCAGCTCGACGGCAACCTGGCCGCGCTCGACTTCGAGATCCCGCGCGAGCTGCGCTCCCGGCTCGATGAGGCCAGTACGCCCACCGCCGCACCGCCGTACTCGATGTTCACCCCGGAGTACCAGTCCTGGATCGTGAACCCCGGCCTCGGCATCGGCGACAAGCCGGCCGGCTACGCGCCCCCGGTGTTCAACGGCGCCGCCTGA
- a CDS encoding class I SAM-dependent methyltransferase: protein MSHPAQPMYEPFAAEFEAHAYDSAYNAHYDRPAVLDLLGDVTGARVLDAGCGPGLYAEELLARGAVVTAFDASPEMVRLAERRLGTRADLRVWDLERPLTWLPDATQDLVLLALVIHHVDDRPAALAELHRVLRPGGHLVVSTTHPTSDWLLTGGGYFDRVPVEEVWQTRWRVRYWRQPLQAWCREFTDAGFLIERLVEPRPAETMAARYPEVSEKLARSPGFIAFRLLRP from the coding sequence GTGAGCCACCCCGCCCAGCCGATGTACGAGCCGTTCGCCGCCGAGTTCGAGGCCCACGCGTACGACAGCGCCTACAACGCCCACTACGACCGGCCGGCGGTGCTCGATCTGCTGGGCGACGTCACGGGTGCCCGGGTGCTGGACGCCGGTTGCGGACCGGGTCTGTACGCCGAGGAACTGCTCGCCCGCGGCGCCGTCGTCACCGCGTTCGACGCCAGCCCGGAGATGGTGCGGCTGGCCGAGCGTCGCCTCGGTACGCGCGCCGACCTGCGGGTGTGGGATCTGGAGCGACCGCTGACCTGGCTGCCGGACGCGACGCAGGACCTCGTCCTGCTGGCGCTGGTGATCCACCATGTCGACGACCGGCCGGCGGCGCTGGCCGAGCTGCACCGGGTGTTGCGTCCGGGTGGTCACCTGGTCGTCTCCACCACCCATCCGACCAGCGACTGGCTGCTCACCGGGGGCGGCTACTTCGACCGCGTACCGGTGGAGGAGGTCTGGCAGACGCGCTGGCGGGTGCGCTACTGGCGGCAGCCGCTTCAGGCGTGGTGCCGGGAGTTCACCGACGCGGGTTTTCTCATCGAGCGGCTGGTCGAGCCACGGCCGGCCGAGACCATGGCCGCCCGCTATCCCGAGGTCAGCGAGAAGTTGGCGCGGTCTCCCGGGTTCATCGCGTTCCGGCTGCTCAGACCGTGA